One window from the genome of Camelus bactrianus isolate YW-2024 breed Bactrian camel chromosome 4, ASM4877302v1, whole genome shotgun sequence encodes:
- the TRIM32 gene encoding E3 ubiquitin-protein ligase TRIM32: protein MAAAAASHLNLDALREVLECPICMESFTEEQLRPKLLHCGHTICRQCLEKLLASSINGVRCPFCSKITRITSLTQLTDNLTVLKIIDTAGLSEAVGLLMCRSCGRRLPRQFCRSCGVVLCEPCREADHQPPGHCTLPVKEAAEERRRDFGEKLARLRELMGELQRRKVALEGVSKDLQARYKAVLQEYGHEEHRVQEELARSRKFFTGSLAEVEKSNSQVVEEQSYLLNIAEVQAVSRCDYFLAKIKQADVALLEETADEEEPELTASLPRELTLQDVELLKVGHVGPLQIGQAVKKPRTVNMEDSWAVEAAATAASTSVTFREMDMSPEEVAASPRASPAKQRGSETAASIQQCLFLKKMGAKGSTPGMFNLPVSLYVTSQGEVLVADRGNYRIQVFTRKGFLKEIRRSPSGIDSFVLSFLGADLPNLTPLSVAMNCHGLIGVTDSYDNSLKVYTLDGHCVACHRSQLSKPWGITALPSGQFVVTDVEGGKLWCFTVDRGAGVVKYSCLCSAVRPKFVTCDAEGTVYFTQGLGLNLENRQNEHHLEGGFSIGSVGPDGQLGRQISHFFSENEDFRCIAGMCVDARGDLIVADSSRKEILHFPKGGGFSVLIREGLTCPVGIALTPKGQLLVLDCWDHCIKIYSYHLRRYSTP, encoded by the coding sequence ATGGCTGCGGCAGCAGCCTCGCACCTGAACCTGGACGCCCTCCGGGAGGTGCTGGAATGCCCCATCTGCATGGAGTCCTTCACGGAGGAGCAGCTGCGGCCCAAGCTTCTGCACTGTGGCCACACCATCTGCCGCCAGTGCCTGGAGAAGCTGCTGGCCAGTAGCATCAATGGTGTCCGCTGTCCCTTTTGCAGCAAGATTACCCGCATAACCAGCCTGACCCAGCTGACAGACAACCTGACAGTGCTGAAGATCATCGACACGGCCGGGCTCAGCGAGGCTGTGGGGCTGCTCATGTGCCGGTCCTGCGGGCGGCGGCTGCCCCGGCAGTTCTGCCGGAGCTGTGGCGTCGTGTTGTGTGAGCCTTGCCGGGAGGCGGACCACCAGCCTCCCGGCCACTGTACGCTCCCCGTCAAGGAGGCAGCTGAGGAGCGGCGTCGGGACTTCGGCGAGAAGCTGGCCCGCCTGCGGGAGCTCATGGGGGAGCTGCAGCGGCGGAAGGTAGCCTTGGAAGGCGTCTCCAAGGACCTCCAGGCACGGTACAAAGCAGTGCTCCAGGAGTACGGGCACGAGGAGCACAGGGTGCAGGAAGAGCTGGCTCGCTCTCGGAAGTTCTTCACCGGCTCTTTGGCTGAGGTGGAGAAGTCCAATAGTCAGGTGGTGGAGGAGCAGAGTTACCTGCTTAACATCGCCGAGGTGCAGGCTGTGTCTCGCTGCGACTACTTCCTGGCCAAGATCAAGCAGGCGGATGTGGCGCTACTGGAAGAGACGGCCGACGAGGAGGAGCCAGAGCTCACAGCCAGCCTGCCCCGGGAGCTGACCCTGCAGGACGTGGAGCTCCTGAAGGTCGGCCATGTCGGCCCCCTCCAAATCGGGCAGGCCGTTAAGAAGCCCCGGACAGTCAACATGGAAGACTCCTGGGCCGTGGAGGCTGCAGCCACTGCTGCCTCTACCTCTGTCACATTTAGAGAGATGGACATGAGCCCCGAGGAGGTGGCTGCCAGCCCGAGGGCCTCGCCTGCTAAGCAGCGGGGTTCTGAGACAGCTGCCAGTATCCAGCAGTGCCTCTTTCTCAAGAAGATGGGGGCCAAAGGCAGCACGCCAGGCATGTTTAACCTTCCGGTCAGCCTCTACGTGACCAGTCAAGGCGAGGTGCTGGTTGCTGACCGTGGCAACTACCGTATACAAGTCTTCACCCGCAAAGGTTTTTTGAAGGAGATCCGCCGCAGCCCCAGCGGCATTGACAGCTTTGTGCTGAGCTTCCTGGGGGCTGATCTGCCCAATCTCACTCCGCTCTCAGTGGCTATGAATTGCCACGGGCTGATTGGTGTGACTGACAGCTATGACAACTCCCTCAAGGTGTACACCTTGGATGGCCACTGCGTGGCCTGTCACAGGAGCCAGCTGAGCAAACCCTGGGGCATCACAGCCCTCCCATCTGGCCAGTTCGTGGTAACTGATGTGGAAGGTGGGAAGCTCTGGTGCTTCACTGTTGACCGAGGAGCAGGGGTGGTCAAATACAGCTGCCTCTGCAGTGCTGTGCGGCCCAAGTTCGTCACCTGTGATGCTGAGGGCACCGTCTACTTCACCCAGGGCTTGGGCCTCAATCTGGAGAATCGGCAGAATGAGCACCACTTGGAGGGTGGCTTCTCCATTGGCTCCGTGGGCCCTGATGGGCAGCTGGGTCGCCAGATTAGCCACTTCTTCTCAGAGAACGAGGATTTCCGCTGCATTGCTGGCATGTGTGTGGATGCTCGTGGTGATCTCATCGTGGCTGACAGCAGTCGCAAGGAAATTCTTCACTTCCCTAAGGGTGGGGGCTTTAGTGTCCTTATTCGAGAGGGGCTCACCTGTCCAGTGGGCATCGCACTCACTCCTAAGGGGCAGCTGCTGGTCTTGGACTGTTGGGATCACTGCATTAAGATTTACAGCTACCATCTGAGAAGATACTCTACCCCTTAG